One Dioscorea cayenensis subsp. rotundata cultivar TDr96_F1 chromosome 15, TDr96_F1_v2_PseudoChromosome.rev07_lg8_w22 25.fasta, whole genome shotgun sequence genomic region harbors:
- the LOC120277971 gene encoding UPF0481 protein At3g47200-like, whose protein sequence is MGEPIPYPVPLNCALPVPAIARVMPTPSETAPSVEGQRSTGKTPMASTPSIEAQRSTRNTLIHSYNYITREHKVDMDEPSWINTVRTKLNEVRPRTHASRPWTIFKVPDNIRRNETKTYDPFIASIGPYHYHASQRGTTLAMQNHKWRCVRWLLSRHQSRQQATVLLDKCLLAMKALDVEVRSCYSEDVYYLDPHKLASIMLLDGCFIIRLLLKQVTQKAEKVIKHEEKEEEKDKKVEDEQNIELDVECEEEIEGPLIGMQWIWNLVLYDLLKLENQIPFFVIETLFDLLKTPADESIDLPKLALQLFSGFGLSSAATNTKSVHHLLHLFHQSLIPSGDHNQLYLAQTQTQMVNEWILNATKLRLAGIKFAKKNTASSFLDLSYKNGAIEIPQLFLYDYNNTYTLFRNLVGFEQCYPGAKSYISSYTNFMNCIIDGPKDVHLLELKGILINQLRPQDSVVKLFNQLCDHIQCSSDDNYLHDLLIEVKMYTESRWHKWTSGLMERLFQ, encoded by the coding sequence ATGGGGGAACCAATTCCCTATCCTGTTCCTCTCAACTGTGCTCTTCCTGTGCCTGCTATAGCACGGGTTATGCCGACGCCATCAGAGACCGCCCCAAGTGTTGAAGGACAAAGATCAACGGGGAAAACTCCAATGGCGTCTACCCCAAGTATTGAAGCACAAAGATCAACAAGAAACACTCTGATACATAGTTACAATTACATCACCAGAGAGCACAAGGTTGACATGGATGAGCCTTCATGGATAAACACAGTGAGGACCAAGCTCAATGAAGTCCGTCCGAGAACTCATGCCAGCAGACCATGGACTATCTTCAAGGTACCTGACAACATCCGTCGCAACGAAACAAAAACCTATGATCCTTTTATTGCCTCCATTGGCCCTTACCATTACCATGCGTCTCAACGAGGCACAACGCTTGCTATGCAAAACCATAAGTGGCGGTGTGTTAGATGGTTGCTCTCAAGGCACCAGAGCAGGCAACAGGCGACTGTGTTGTTGGATAAATGCTTACTGGCAATGAAGGCATTGGATGTTGAGGTTCGAAGCTGTTATTCAGAGGATGTCTACTACTTGGATCCACACAAACTCGCATCGATTATGTTACTTGATGGTTGCTTCATTATCCGTCTTTTGCTAAAGCAAGTCACGCAGAAGGCGGAGAAAGTAATTAAACATGAGgagaaagaggaagagaaagataaGAAGGTTGAAGATGAACAGAATATTGAGTTAGATGTTGAAtgtgaagaagaaatagaaggaCCGTTGATTGGAATGCAATGGATATGGAACTTAGTCTTATATGATCTATTGAAGCTTGAGAACCAAATCCCCTTTTTTGTCATCGAAACACTCTTCGACTTACTCAAGACTCCAGCCGATGAAAGCATTGACCTCCCGAAGCTCGCTCTCCAGCTTTTTAGCGGGTTCGGCTTAAGCTCTGCCGCAACAAATACTAAAAGTGTCCATCATCTGCTTCATCTCTTTCACCAATCCCTTATTCCTTCTGGTGATCATAACCAACTATATTTGGCACAAACCCAAACCCAGATGGTGAATGAATGGATACTGAACGCAACTAAACTTCGACTTGCAGGAATCAAGTTTGCAAAGAAGAACACTGCAAGTTCTTTCCTTGACTTATCATACAAGAATGGCGCAATAGAAATCCCACAACTATTCCTCTATGACTACAATAACACTTACACTCTCTTCAGGAACTTGGTAGGCTTTGAGCAATGCTATCCAGGGGCAAAGAGCTACATTTCTAGCTACACAAACTTCATGAACTGCATCATTGATGGTCCAAAGGATGTGCATTTGTTGGAGTTGAAAGGAATCCTCATTAACCAGCTGAGGCCTCAAGACAGTGTGGTTAAACTTTTCAATCAGTTGTGCGATCATATTCAGTGTTCTTCAGATGATAATTATCTCCATGACTTGCTTATTGAAGTGAAGATGTATACTGAATCAAGATGGCACAAATGGACAAGTGGATTGATGGAGAGATTATTTCAGTAA
- the LOC120276863 gene encoding putative uridine kinase C227.14 — MKMMMELTMPATSRVGLWRYATSGHLMFNGATHLRQLNSFSLSCWSIKSRQQVVLKKNNKQIQCCQKQEAHVVEGRCIEEVYDDLSERLLLTVTGLQDPTSKYLVGLAGPPGSGKTTLSSEVVGRLNKLWIPKTLEPDSLVQPDDIATVLPMDGFHLYRSQLDAMENPEEAHARRGAPWTFNPDLLLKCLQTLRSKGSVHAPSFDHGVGDPVEDDISISIHHKLVIVEGNYLFLEEGIWKEIASIFNEKWFIDIDLDTSMQRVLRRHISTGKKPDVAKWRIEYNDRPNAELIMQSKKNADLVIKSVDFQS, encoded by the exons atgaagatgatgatggaaCTCACGATGCCGGCAACCAGCAGGGTTGGGCTATGGCGCTATGCCACTTCAG GACATTTGATGTTCAATGGAGCAACACATCTAAGGCAGTTGAATTCTTTTAGTTTATCCTGTTGGTCAATAAAGTCCAGACAACAAGTTGttctaaagaaaaacaataaacag ATTCAATGTTGTCAGAAACAAGAAGCTCATGTGGTAGAAGGAAG GTGTATTGAAGAAGTATATGATGATTTGAGTGAACGCCTTCTCCTTACTGTCACAGGTCTGCAGGATCCCACTTCAAA GTACCTTGTAGGTCTGGCTGGTCCTCCTGGATCTGGTAAAACTACCCTGTCATCTGAAGTAGTTGGCCGTCTCAACAAGCTTTGGATTCCAAAAACTTTGGAACCAGATTCACTTGTACAGCCTGATGATATTGCCACTGTACTTCCCATGGATGGCTTCCACCTCTATCGATCTCAGCTAGATGCTATGGAG AATCCAGAGGAAGCACATGCAAGGAGAGGAG CTCCATGGACTTTCAACCCTGATCTTTTGTTGAAATGTCTACAAACACTAAGAAGCAAG GGATCAGTTCATGCTCCGTCATTTGATCATGGTGTTGGTGATCCAGTAGAGGATGATATATCTATATCCATTCA TCACAAATTAGTTATCGTAGAAGGAAACTACTTGTTTTTGGAAGAAGGAATTTGGAAAGAGATTGCATCTATATTCAATGAGAAATG GTTCATTGATATTGACCTTGATACTTCCATGCAACGGGTACTCAGAAGGCATATATCCACTG GGAAGAAGCCAGATGTTGCGAAATGGCGG ATCGAGTACAATGACCGGCCAAATGCAGAGCTCATCATGCAATCAAAGAAGAATGCGGATCTTGTAATAAAGTCAGTAGACTTCCAAAGCTGA
- the LOC120277668 gene encoding UPF0481 protein At3g47200-like, translated as MQSSLLSQERATEGTQNDHQSISVELLQERRAEEVIVDVQDSHQLISVTSKDDQWIGRVTERLRECKEKTRSSWSWSIFKVRTDIRKCDMNAYDPIIVAISPYHHNKYKERTTLQAMQDHKWHCVWRLLSRCTNGEHDKANYLLSTCLMAMMSKNTDVRGSYSKNLQDLEDEDLALIMLLDGCFIIHVENQIPFFIIQELFDKLKTSEDENIDLVKIVDKLLRRLTPSRSKNYTTIPPEQSGSKSSTITPPDHLLDWFHSTLVPSKECVDINQENLKKQNMDFEIEWIPNVTELQFSGVKFKEKKKKKGCLMSFLDVSCKDGTIEIPKVKLNGATISLFRNLIAYEQCDYLFTNTYVTAYASFMDYMINSPKDVALFELNGIFINQLGTPDPAATLINTLMCDHTQDGGDNYISSRFNACS; from the exons ATGCAATCCTCCTTGCTTAGCCAAGAACGAGCTACAGAAGGCACCCAAAATGATCATCAATCAATCTCTGTTGAACTTCTTCAGGAACGACGAGCTGAAGAAGTCATAGTTGACGTCCAAGATAGTCATCAATTGATCTCTGTGACATCTAAAGATGACCAATGGATAGGGCGAGTGACAGAACGTCTCCGGGAGTGTAAAGAAAAAACACGATCGTCTTGGTCATGGTCTATCTTTAAGGTGCGGACGGACATCAGGAAATGCGACATGAATGCGTATGATCCCATAATCGTCGCCATCAGCCCATACCATCATAATAAATACAAAGAGAGAACAACACTGCAGGCCATGCAAGATCACAAGTGGCACTGTGTCTGGCGCTTGCTATCAAGGTGCACCAACGGTGAGCACGACAAGGCCAACTATTTGTTAAGCACATGCTTGATGGCAATGATGTCCAAGAATACTGATGTCCGAGGGAGTTACTCAAAAAATCTACAAGATTTGGAAGATGAAGATTTGGCCTTGATCATGTTGCTGGATGGTTGTTTCATCATCCAT GTTGAGAACCAAATCCCTTTCTTCATTATCCAGGAACTCTTCGATAAGCTAAAGACTTCTGAAGATGAAAACATCGATCTAGTCAAGATTGTGGATAAGCTATTAAGGCGTTTAACTCCGTCACGTTCCAAAAACTACACTACCATTCCACCTGAGCAGTCAGGTTCCAAAAGCTCCACTATCACTCCGCCTGATCATTTGCTTGACTGGTTCCATTCAACACTCGTTCCTTCCAAAGAGTGTGTTGACATCAACCAAGAAAActtaaagaaacaaaacatgGATTTTGAAATTGAATGGATCCCAAATGTGACAGAGCTTCAGTTCTCAGGAGTCAAGtttaaggagaagaagaagaagaagggatgtCTCATGAGCTTCCTCGACGTATCATGCAAAGACGGGACCATTGAAATCCCAAAAGTCAAACTAAATGGTGCCACAATCAGTCTCTTCAGGAATTTGATCGCATATGAGCAATGTGATTATCTATTTACAAACACTTACGTGACTGCCTATGCCTCTTTTATGGACTACATGATCAACTCCCCAAAAGATGTGGCATTGTTTGAGTTGAATGGGATTTTCATCAACCAGCTGGGCACTCCTGATCCCGCAGCTACTCTTATTAACACATTAATGTGTGACCATACTCAGGATGGGGGTGACAACTATATATCTTCAAGGTTCAATGCATGCAGTTAA